A single Rhopalosiphum padi isolate XX-2018 chromosome 4, ASM2088224v1, whole genome shotgun sequence DNA region contains:
- the LOC132929897 gene encoding multivesicular body subunit 12B, translating to MIKQVFKSFPDNKPISGLCIVEDITKCPTGYNPISKTHDQDSDADLHMQSWKESVFIGRKITRYLCLSKTEGISDYIVVNINIINEKECPPDGYCLIPRTIDSDQKAWRKRQLCYKLTRKSQATYAITDIILLSRSKKAPDGFNLVGDLNGLTLCYKTSPQSPDNVPLPSLTYGLTPTLSTENIPNSNGSLSSLPSLESSANVLSHDYDRLMSLKPTRPAPKLPPTYSSSNYSTLNSYQGLEGIPFILNQNISMENKSIFKDIPEIKKKTAEDLDLEYNYSFEQERQV from the exons ATGATTAAACAAGTATTTAAATCATTTCCGGACAATAAACCAATATCAGGATTATGCATAGTAGAAGATATTACGAAATGCCCAACAGGATATAATCCC ataTCAAAAACACATGACCAAGATTCAGACGCTGATTTACATATGCAGTCATGGAAAGAGTCTGTATTTATTGGCAGAAAAATTACAAGATATTTATGCTTATCTAAAACAGAAGGGATTTCGGATTACattgtagtaaatataaatataataaatgaaaaagaaTGTCCTCCTGATGGCTATTGTTTAATTCCCAGAACTATTGACAGTG atcaAAAAGCTTGGCGAAAACGTCAACTATGTTACAAATTAACTAGAAAAAGTCAAGCTACATATGCAATTactgatattatactattaagtcGATCAAAGAAAGCACCAGATGGTTTTAATTTAGTTGG ggATTTAAATGGCTTAACACTTTGTTATAAAACTAGTCCTCAATCTCCAGATAACGTGCCATTACCATCACTGACTTATGG atTGACACCAACGCTGTCAACAGAAAACATTCCAAATAGTAATGGGTCCTTAAGTTCACTTCCCAGTTTAGAATCTAGTGCTAATGTATTATCTCATGATTATGATCGACTAATGTCATTAAAACCTACACGGCCAGCACCAAAATTACCTCCAACATATTCATCTTCTAACTATTCGACATTAAATTCTTATCAAG gGTTAGAAGGTATTCCATTTATATTGAATCAAAATATTTCTATGGAAAATAAGTCTATTTTTAag gatATACcagagattaaaaaaaaaacagccgAAGACCTTGATTTAGAA TACAACTATAGTTTTGAACAAGAACGGCAGGTGTGA